The segment TGCGTCGATGTTCAGATCGTGCACGTTCTGATGAACGGTTCCGCCACCGGCCTCGGGCAACTCGTCAGCAGATTCGACGACCACAGCATGATCACCGTACGCGGGAACGAGAATATTGTTGCGATAAGTCATGCAGGTATCGCGGTCGTAGTCATTCGCCCACGCGTGCTTGAGCTCGACGCCTTCGATGGTCGCCGCCGCCCGGCGAGCACCTAGCGCCATACCACCAGGCCCACTGAACAGCTCGCCCATCCGGAAATGAAGATCAGACAAAGCTCGCTCCTCGATCATCGAACTCTCCTAAGCAGCCTACCCTGGTTCCGCGGTTGCAGTAGCTCGACCGCGCCGGGGTGGCTCTTCGTATATTAGTTCGAACGTCAGACATTGCGGCACAACTCGCTTCCGAACCGCGCCGTATGCTCATGAGATGTCCTGGGCGAGCACCGAAGGCTCTCGTCGGTCGATGAGAGCCAACCGACGTCGCGACACGAAGCCTGAGCTGGCTATCCGCTCGCCCCTTCACGCAGCTGGGCTCCGCTACCGTGTGGACTTCGCACCGCTCGGCGGAAGACGCCGCGCAGATATCGTGTTCACGCGGTGGCGAGTCGCAGTGTTCGTCGACGGATGCTTCTGGCACAGGTGCCCCCTTCACGCGACCTATCCCAAGCGCAATTGCGACTACTGGTTGCCCAAGCTCCAACGAAACATCGACCGCGATCGGGAAACCGACGAACAACTGAGGTCCTCTGGCTGGATCGTCGTCCGGTGCTGGGAGCACGACCCTCCAGTCGAAGTCGCGAAGAGAATCGAACACCTCGTCCGCAGGCTGCGAACGTAAGTGCCCAGCACAGACCGCGAATGCCTCGTTGCGACGAGACTTCAGTTCCCCCCTCATCCCATCGCTAGGTTGATGTCATGGCCCGCATACGAGAGTTCATCCAAGGCGACCGTGAAGTCAAACCGCCGCTGTCCGAGGTCGATGCCTACGTGCAAGAGGTCCGCGACGCAGAGGGGAACCTCTTCGTGTACCTCTACAACTACAGACAAGGCGGACCTGGCCCCGGCGACAGCCCGACCCAGAGCATCCATTTCGATGTGAGGGCGGCACGCGAGTTCAAGAAGCTCCTCGAAGACGCGTTCGGCCCGCTGTAGCCGCCCCTCCCATGCCCTCCCCTCAGACTCTCGCAGCGCTCCGCGCCTTCGTCGAAGCGCGCGAGTGGGACCAGTTCCACAGCCCCGAGAACCTGGCGAAGAGCATCTCGATCGAGGCCGCGGAACTTCTCGAGCTCTTCCAGTGGACGCCTGATGCGGACCGGGCCCGCGTGGAGGAAGAGCTCGCCGACGTCGTCACGTACTGCATCCATCTCGCGAATGCGCTCGGCGTCGACCTCGACGACATCGTGATGCGCAAGCTGGCATCCACCGAGCAGAAGTATCCGGTTCGCCTCGCCAAAGGGCGCGCCACGAAGTACACGGAACTCGATGAGGTCGCAGACGGCGGCGAGGAAGAAGAATGACCGGGTTCAGCATCCAGCGCCTGCCGTTCGAGAAGACGGCGGTGGATGCCTGGGCACGCGACGACGCACGCCACCCGAACTGGCCGGTCGTCTACGTCATCGACAGCTCGGGCACCAGGCGCAAGCTCTACGTCGGCGAGACGGTGAGCACCGCGACTCGCATGCGCCAGCACCTCACCGGCTCCAAGAAGAACGAGGGCCTCGACTCGATCCGCGTAGTGATCGACGAACGGTTCAACAAGTCGGTGTGCCTGGATCTCGAATCTCACCTCATCCGCTGGTTCCACGGCGACGGGCGGTACGAGCTGCTCAACGGCAACGACGGGCTCACCGACGCCCAGTACTACGACCGCGCCCTATATCGCGAGTCGTTCCGCGACGTGTTCGAGGCCCTGCGCGCCGAGGGACTGTTCTCGCGCAGCATCCCGCAGATCGAGAACTCCGATCTGTTCAAGCTCTCGCCGTTCAAGGCGCTCAACGACGACCAGGCCATCGCCATCACCGACGTCATCGAGGGCCTGCTCGCCGACATGGAGGATGCCGACAGGCGCTCGACGCTCGTCGTTCAGGGCTCGCCGGGTACGGGCAAGACGATCATCGCGATCTTCCTCATGAAGCTCCTCGCCGACATCCGCGACCATCAGGATCATGACGACGTGCAGCCCGACTCGATCTTCGCCGACTTCTTCGTGCCCGAGAACCGCGAACTGCTCGCGGATCTGAGAATGGCGCTCGTCATCCCGCAGCAATCGCTGCGCGAGTCGGTGAAGAAGGTGTTCACGAAGACGCCGCGCCTCGACCCATCGATGGTGCTCACGCCGTTCCAAGTGGGGGAGTCGGATGCCGCGTTCGACTTCATCCTCGTCGATGAGACCCACCGACTCGGGCAGCGCGCGAATCAGGCGTCGGGGGTTCAGAACCGCAAGTTCCGCGACATCAACATCGCGCTGTTCGGCGAGGACGATCCGCGGTACACCCAGCTCGACTGGATCAAGGCGCGCAGCCGACACCAGCTGCTGCTAGTTGACGGCGAGCAGAGCGTGCGTCCGCACGATCTCTCGCCCGCCATCCGCACGCGCGAGGTGCGCGCAGCCCGCGATCAGCATCGCCAGTACCGGCTCACGACGCAGATGAGGGTTCGTGCCGGCGCGGACTATGTCGAGTACGTGCGGGCCCTGCTGCGGGATGAGCGGCCTGTTCGCCCCGATCTCGGCGACTACGACCTTCGGATGTTCGACGACCTGGGCGAGATGCAGGCGGCGATCCGGGCGAGGGATGCCGAGGTCGGCCTCTCGCGCCTCGTCGCCGGGTACGCGTGGGACTGGGTGTCCCGCCGCGATCCTCAGGCTTTCGACATCACGCTCGACGGCATCCGCCTGCGGTGGAACAGCACTGACAAGGACTGGATCAACGCGCCCGGCTCGCTCGACGAAGTCGGTTCGATCCACACCGTACAGGGCTACGACCTCAACTATGCCGGCGTGATCATCGGTCCCGACCTGCGCGTCTCACCGGCCACCGGGCACATCGTCACCGACTGGGACGCGTACCGTGACAAGAAGGGCAAGGAGCGCACCGGGCATCTCGCGGCCTCGTTCGGCGACGACGACCTGCTCGTATTCATCCGCAACGTCTACGGCGTGCTCCTTACGCGGGGCATGCTCGGAACGTATGTGTACGTGTGCGACCCAGAGCTGCGCGAGCGCCTGACGCGGCTGCTCGCCTGAGCACTGTTCGCGCGTATCCACAGAGGCTCGCACAATGTCGGGCGCGACCGATACGCTCGCACCACCTCGAAATCGAGGTCGTCTCGCCTACTGAGATGAAGACCATACGGAACCGGAGTGAACAATGGCGAACGAGACGAACATCACCGTGGTGGGCAACCTCACCGGCGACCCCGAGCTGCGCTTTCTGCAGTCCGGCATCGCCGTGGCGAGCTTCACGATCGCGAGCACACCGCGTACGTTCGACCGTCAGGCGAACGAGTGGAAAGACGGTGAGGCGCTGTTCATGCGCTGCTCCGCGTGGCGCGAGCTGGGCGAGAACGCCGCAGGATCGCTGACCAAGGGTATGCGCGTGATGGCGACAGGCAAGCTGCAACAGCGCAGCTACCAGGATCGCGAAGGCAACAACCGCACGAGCATCGAGCTGACCGTCGACGAAATCGGCCCGTCGCTGCGCTTCGCGACGGCGCAGGTCACACGCGCGCAACGCGGGGGCGGGCAGTCCGGTGCGCCGCAGGCCCAGCAAGGCGCACCCGTCGCGGCCGGAGTACCCGCTGGCGGAGCCGACACCGGCGATGCCTGGGCGACCCCCGGCGGCGGCTGGGCCCCGGACGAGGGCGCGGACACACCGTTCTGAGGCGACGGGGTGCCCGCGTTCACGCGTCGTGGGCGCCCTGTCCTTCATCCTGACTCGGCGCCGAACGCCGAGCTGTTCCTTCAGGGCTCCGATCGTGCGATGGCCGACGCACGTCAACCTCCCATCGGACCGACGGTGCTCGCTGCCTACGCCTCCCCGGGCCACCGGCGGGTGCGGCGCCAGGTGTCGATGGCCATGAGTGTCGGGGTCATGTCGTACGTGCGCAGGTTGAGGCGCAGGGTCTTGCCGGAGGAGAACTGCAGCATGAGCATCGGCTGGCCCTTGACCGGTCCCGTCCGGAAGTCGGTCACGTCGGTGTACGGATGCACCAGCTCACGACCGAGGCCGGTGCGGAAGGCGATCTCGCGGGCACGGGGCGCCACATACCAGTTGCGGTAGACGATCACGAAACCCAGCCCGACGACGAACACTACCGAGCTGGCGATGCGCATCGGCCAGAGTCCCTGCGCCTCCCACGCGGTGAACCCGGCGAGCGCCATCACCCCGCCGGTTGCGACGAGAATCCATCCCGCGATCGCGACGAACACGGGCAGACGCAGACGATCGGGATGCGTTCGTGAGCGGTTCGGCAGCCGCGAGATCCACCACATTCCGCCGATGACCACGATCACCGCGACGGCGATGATCGCGAACTTGACCGCGGCGAAGGACATGAGGCGAGCCTACGGGGACGAATGGCTGAACGAGGCGACGAGACCGGGGACGGATGGCTGGCCAGGGCGGCGCCACACCGACGACACGCCGATGCACTCCATGGATTCGGGCATTTTCGGCTGTGATGCTCAGCCAGGTGCACTCGTGCTCGAGGCAGGGATCAGCCATCCGTGCCACCGCGGAGGCAATGATCACCGCCCGGGACTCGATCGGCCCGGAAACAGCGCGGCGAGCAGGGGAAGCACCGATGCGCCGACGAGGATCCAGCCGAGCACGGGGACGACGGGAACGATGAGGGCCCCGCCGACGAGCAGCGCGGCGAACAGGATCGCCCACAGCACGCGCCGCGCGAGGCGCAGCAGGCGGTCGAGGCGGCGTTCAAGGCGACTGGTGTCGAACGTCACCGTCCCCTCATCGATGCGGGTGATGACGTCGTCGATCCGCTTCGGCAGGCGCCAGGCCACGCTGACGGACTCGAGCGCACGATGCGCCGTCTCCTGCACGACGCTGCCGCTCTCGTCGCGGAGGAGCTTCGTCGCGTACGGCTCGACCGAGTCCCAGATGTTGAACTCGGCATCCAGGCCGCTGCACATCCCCGACGTGAGCGAGACCGCGCGGATGAGCAGTAGCAGGTCTTCGGGCAGCTGGAACGGCAGCGCCCGCACCATGTCTCCGAACTCCTCGGCGAAGTCACGGAACTCGCGCGGATCGACATCCTTCAACTGCGCGAAGCCCATGCCGCCGAACCTTTCGAAGAGGGCGCCGAGCGCACGCTCGAGCCCGGCCGTATCGGCGCGGGGCAGTAGCACGCCGATCTCCTTCGCGGCGGCGACCATCCCGCGCCCATCGCGTGCGGCAACGGCGATCACGAGCGAACGCAGTCCGTGGCGCAGGTCAGGCGAGACCTCGGTCATCATCCCGAAGTCGACGAACGTGAGCCGCCACGGCGCGGAGTCTGTCGGCGCGGCACCGGGTCCGCACGGTGTCACGAAGATGTTGCCGGGATGCGGATCGGCATGCACGAAGCCGTGAGTGAACAGCTGATCGAACATCACCTCGGCGAACGCGCGCGCCACCTCGGCCGGATCGATGCCCGCCGCGCGCAGCGCATCCGCGTCGTTGATCTTGATCGCCGTGACATCCGACAGGGTCAGCACCCGCCGGGTCGTGCGCTCCCAGGCCACCTCAGGGGTGTCCACCCGCGGATCGCCGGCAAACGCCTCGGCGAAGCGCGCGGCGTTCGCCGCCTCGTGCAGATAGTCGATCTCCTCACGGCTGGTCTGCGCGAACTCCTCGACCAGCGCCGGCGCGTCCACCCTCTCGGCGACGAATCTCACCCGCTGCGTCCACCGGGCCACGCGCCGCAGCGCGGACAGGTCGGTCGCGACGACCCCGTCGATACCCGGACGCTGCACCTTGACCACGACATCCTCGAACCCGGTATCGCCGGCGTCCTGTGCCGACAGCCGCGCCCGATGCGCCTGTCCCAGCGACGCAGCGGCAAGCGGCGCCGCCTCGAACGACGCGAAGACTCTCTCCAGCGGCGCTCCCAGCTCGGCCTCGGCGAGCGCGCGGATCTCGGCGAACGGCACGGGCGGCACCTCGTCCTGAAGCCCCGCGAGCTCATCGGTGATCTCGGGCGGCAGCACGTCCAGCCGCGACGACATGAACTGGCCGACCTTGATCATGAGTCCGCCGAGTTCCACCGCCAGTCCGTGGAACCGCCGCGCGAAGCGCCGCATCCGCGCCGCGCGTGTGCGCTCGGCGATGCCTCGCATCCCGATCCTGGGCAGGATGAGCTCGAACCACCAGACCGAGGCGAACTCGCGCGCGGCGAAGAGCAGGATGCGACGGTACCGGGCACGGTGGCGCGCGGGCACCCGATCGGCAGGGTCGGTTGCGGGCGCGGGGTCGGCCGACGTCATCGGACGTCAGTCGGCGAGGATCGTGTAGAGCCTGCGCCGAGCCTCATCGAGCACGGCCACGGCCTGGTCGATCTGCGCGGGCGATCCCGACCGCTGCACCTGCGCGACGGCGGCGGCGAGGTCCACACCTGCCTTGGGCAGCGCGCCGAACGGCGGGGCCGGCTTGGCCGTTCCGGTCTCCCACGGCAACGGCTTCTCCTCGCCTTCGGCGGCCTCGCGCCCGGCATCGGTGAGCGAGTACGTCTTGCGGCCGCTGCGCTCCTCGGCCT is part of the Microbacterium pseudoresistens genome and harbors:
- a CDS encoding very short patch repair endonuclease; the protein is MSWASTEGSRRSMRANRRRDTKPELAIRSPLHAAGLRYRVDFAPLGGRRRADIVFTRWRVAVFVDGCFWHRCPLHATYPKRNCDYWLPKLQRNIDRDRETDEQLRSSGWIVVRCWEHDPPVEVAKRIEHLVRRLRT
- a CDS encoding nucleotide pyrophosphohydrolase, producing MPSPQTLAALRAFVEAREWDQFHSPENLAKSISIEAAELLELFQWTPDADRARVEEELADVVTYCIHLANALGVDLDDIVMRKLASTEQKYPVRLAKGRATKYTELDEVADGGEEEE
- a CDS encoding DUF2075 domain-containing protein, whose translation is MTGFSIQRLPFEKTAVDAWARDDARHPNWPVVYVIDSSGTRRKLYVGETVSTATRMRQHLTGSKKNEGLDSIRVVIDERFNKSVCLDLESHLIRWFHGDGRYELLNGNDGLTDAQYYDRALYRESFRDVFEALRAEGLFSRSIPQIENSDLFKLSPFKALNDDQAIAITDVIEGLLADMEDADRRSTLVVQGSPGTGKTIIAIFLMKLLADIRDHQDHDDVQPDSIFADFFVPENRELLADLRMALVIPQQSLRESVKKVFTKTPRLDPSMVLTPFQVGESDAAFDFILVDETHRLGQRANQASGVQNRKFRDINIALFGEDDPRYTQLDWIKARSRHQLLLVDGEQSVRPHDLSPAIRTREVRAARDQHRQYRLTTQMRVRAGADYVEYVRALLRDERPVRPDLGDYDLRMFDDLGEMQAAIRARDAEVGLSRLVAGYAWDWVSRRDPQAFDITLDGIRLRWNSTDKDWINAPGSLDEVGSIHTVQGYDLNYAGVIIGPDLRVSPATGHIVTDWDAYRDKKGKERTGHLAASFGDDDLLVFIRNVYGVLLTRGMLGTYVYVCDPELRERLTRLLA
- a CDS encoding single-stranded DNA-binding protein; its protein translation is MANETNITVVGNLTGDPELRFLQSGIAVASFTIASTPRTFDRQANEWKDGEALFMRCSAWRELGENAAGSLTKGMRVMATGKLQQRSYQDREGNNRTSIELTVDEIGPSLRFATAQVTRAQRGGGQSGAPQAQQGAPVAAGVPAGGADTGDAWATPGGGWAPDEGADTPF
- a CDS encoding ABC1 kinase family protein, which gives rise to MTSADPAPATDPADRVPARHRARYRRILLFAAREFASVWWFELILPRIGMRGIAERTRAARMRRFARRFHGLAVELGGLMIKVGQFMSSRLDVLPPEITDELAGLQDEVPPVPFAEIRALAEAELGAPLERVFASFEAAPLAAASLGQAHRARLSAQDAGDTGFEDVVVKVQRPGIDGVVATDLSALRRVARWTQRVRFVAERVDAPALVEEFAQTSREEIDYLHEAANAARFAEAFAGDPRVDTPEVAWERTTRRVLTLSDVTAIKINDADALRAAGIDPAEVARAFAEVMFDQLFTHGFVHADPHPGNIFVTPCGPGAAPTDSAPWRLTFVDFGMMTEVSPDLRHGLRSLVIAVAARDGRGMVAAAKEIGVLLPRADTAGLERALGALFERFGGMGFAQLKDVDPREFRDFAEEFGDMVRALPFQLPEDLLLLIRAVSLTSGMCSGLDAEFNIWDSVEPYATKLLRDESGSVVQETAHRALESVSVAWRLPKRIDDVITRIDEGTVTFDTSRLERRLDRLLRLARRVLWAILFAALLVGGALIVPVVPVLGWILVGASVLPLLAALFPGRSSPGR